The genome window CTGTTCTAAACCTCAAGGCAATAATGGCTGTAGTAATGGTACTGCATACAATGCCTACAAGTATGTTTTGGACAATAAaggtctggaggctgaggcaaccTATCCATATGAGGCAAAAGTAAGTAGATTTTCTATACTACTGTCATTTCAGCCAGCTTCAGGCAAGGGACATTGCAGGATAATCACTGTTTTCAGAACTCATATTGGAAGGCAGAATCACTGCACACCATCAGTGGTCTCATTAAAGTATCAGTCTTTGCACGGGTTTCTAATGTGGTAGTTTCCATATAGCTGTCCCTGCTTCTATGCACAGAGAATATGTGAACCATTTCACATATAATGGAGATTTCTCCCTGGGAAAATTTCTTATGGACTTGAAAACCTATGAGGTGTCAATGAAGACATGAGAGTTGATTTTCAGTTCCAAATCTCCCAGTAACATTTCACTTCCTTGGATGACTTAAAACAGTCCAGACATGGGGATGCTCAGCTGCAAAGTGCAGGGTTGTGGCTCTGATGGATGCTCCCCAGGAGGAGGGTGAAAGTAACTGAGCCTCTTATCTCTTTACCTTTTAAGGAAGGACCTTGCAGGTACCATCCTGAGAACTCCAGTGCTTATATAGTAGATTTTGTGTCCCTCCCAGCAAATGAGGATTACCTACTGATTGCTGTAGCAAATATAGGGCCTATCTCTGCTGCAGTTGATGCTTCTCATGATTCTTTCAGATTCTACAAAGGAGGTAAGCATATTTCCCTCTAGATATGAAAACAAGTGAAATTCCCATGTCATGCCATGTTCATGATAGGCTGTTTATCTATAAAATTATATGTGACTTTGGGTTTCTGGATTTTTTCCTCCCCACACAATAATACTGAGTTCTATCTTCAACTGATATGGCCCTCTCATGCAAGTAcatcatattttataaaatttactgTTTAGCTTATTTTAAAACCATCCTCAATTTGGTGGGTGTTTTAGATTTTTATGGAAACTGTACATCTGAAATCAAATTCTTAATAAGCCTCTTGAATTGAGTAATTTCAGTTAAGTGAGTTTTACTTGGCTTGAGCTTCTAGTTTAAAAACTGAAGATTTTAATTAGTCATCTTATATGCACCTAAGCAACTGTTTATCAACAAACCTATGCTTATTTTGGTTACTTTAGTTTTCTGTGAAACTATGTGTATATTAGTATTCTCAATAACAATTCATTCAACTCTTAAGTCTGTCTACAGCTTACATCATTTCTGGGATCTTTGAAAATGCATCTCTATTGTTGGTGGCATTGGTCACTCTCAGGTGTTCTGGCATCTCACATCAGCTTCCACTTTATTTCTCAGGTATTTATCATGAGCCAAACTGCAGCAGTTATTCTGTGAATCATGCAGTTCTGGTGGTTGGCTATGGATCTGAGGGAAATGAAAAAGATGGCGAAAGCTATTGGCTGATCAAGAACAGGTATAAACTGccaaaaaaatctgtatttaaaatgctagtgactggagagatggttcagtgtttaagagcactggtacACTTCCAGAGGATTCATGAAGGGATTCTCTCTTGCAGTCAGTGTTTGACTACACAGCCTACCTAGAAAACTTTGTCCCACTTAAGTTGAACAAagcctgtttttattttcccatgtaCATGTATGaggtatatgtacatgcatgcatgcatacatgcttgCATGTCTATAAACACCTGTGTGTGAAAGTGCACATGTGTAGTGACCTGGTGTTAGTATCAGTTGTTTCTCAATCATTATCCACGTTCTATTCTATATTGAGGCAGTGCCTCTCATTGATGGAGTTCACTGGTCTGACTAGTCAGCTTGTTCCAGGTATGTTTGTGTCCATGTCCCGAGAACTTGCTATAGGGATACTACAATGTTAATCTGGCTTTTAAATTACTCTTTACATTGATCTcctgcccttaacctctgagctcccCTACACCATAAACAACCTACTCACATGTCTTATCATAACATTTCCATTCTATCACTGGTTTCTTGGGTGTCAATGTTATTTTGTGCCATTGTTTTTCTAAAATCTGACACGTTTGTTAGAACTGAACTACCTTTTCTCTGCTGTGGTCTTCACAGTTCCGTGCGAGATGCCTCCTGGTACGCAGACCCTCAACTTTTTGTGACCCTTCTGTTAAGTTGGCTTCTTGCTAGTTATTGTAATAAATCAACCATTCATTGATATTTCTACTAAGTGAAAAATATGTTTCCTTTCAGCTGGGGTGATGAATGGGGCATAGAGGGCTACATGAAGATTGCCAAAGATCGCAACAACCACTGTGCAATTGCTTCATACGCTGCCTACCCCGACATATTCTAAACTGCCTGGTGGCCACAAGGGAAGACTGGCAGAGAAAGTATCCAGTGGAGTGAGTGCCCTCCACTTCACAGTGACCAGCTTGTGCTGAGTGTGTTCAGTAGTTGAATTCCTGAAGAGCTACATTGCAATGTGGATTCTGGAACCTGCTCACTCTCTTTCAGCATGGCACCTACTGTAACTGATGTGTCTTCATTACTCCTACAACTTGATTTTCAATGTTAATGGTTATGCAAATGgtgtctttaaaaatgttaaattcaaatataatttttatcttctctctgttttttgaagtgattttttttttgtggtccaaCATGTAATTTATCTTGAAGACAGCATTGTGTGTAGTGATGGCATTCTCAGAGAAAGAGTGAGTGGTTTTTATGAGATGGTCTTTATTCTGTTTTGGTTATGGTCTGCTTACAGGGTTCTATATACCAGCAAACATTTTCTGAAAGACTTTATAAACATTTCTGGATTTGGTATTTTTTAACCATCATTAATTCACCCAGTTTAATTCTCTGTGAAGTGTAATTGTACAATGTACTGCTTCACCGAATTGGACTGAGCTGTAACTCTCCCTGATCTAGTACCTCAACCCTGTACTAGACTCCCAGTTACTGTGTCAAAGACATCAAGGTCACATGTTTGCAGTTACAGGACTGTGATTCAGGTGACACTTCCAGAATCTTCAGTGCTTCAACATACAAGAGTGCCAAGAGAGGCATTTCAATATAGTTGGCCATAGACACTATCCTATTCTATTATGGATTACTGTTGTAAAACCTTGAACTTATTATCTGATGCACTGAAATTTGCCATAATAATGCCTATGGCAAAGGTCAGTAAGTATGGAAAaatagtgtatgtatgtatgtatgtacaaattTACATATGTTCATATACAGTTTGTATACATGGGCACAAACACTGAGTGCTGTTCTTAGCCTATATCCCCAGCACACAATGAAACACTGGCCTGTGCAGATTTGACTCCAGCTTCTTACAGCCTGTGTCTTCCACAGCCCTTCATTGGAATTAAACTTCATGAAATGGTGTGGGGGTTAAGGTGGTTTCTAAATTACTTTTCCTTTGAATTATATTTAATCCTTTTATTTAACTGAGGCATAATATCTGTCCTTCCTGGAGCAGTACTGAATTCAGTTTACATATACAATATGCACTAAATTGACACAATCAGTGTAATTGCTGTTGAAATATACTCAAATACTagactttctgtgtgtcttcaaAATCTTCCTGTAGACATCTGGAAGTTTCTAGTTGCTTGTACTAGACTGTAGCAGTACAGGTGGCTAGAATATTCTCCCTTCAGTTGGATTAACCAAACATCACCCACCTAATCTgggtcttcctttcctttttactccCAGATTTCCAGTGAACCCCCTCCCACTCCTATTTTGCTCTCTGCAACTATATGCCTGGCCCTTTTACCTGGAGTGAGAACAGTGACATTTCATTGTGGCTAGGATGGCACGCATAAGCGTTGCAGAAGATCAAGCCAGCTAAGTTCCCAGAATGGATGGGAGAGGCTCAAGTGAATTCCCAACCCTATCTGAGAAGCTATTAACCATTGATGTCTTATGGGGGAAAGGAGGGTCATATTTGTTCAGAGAAGTGATCCCTGAGAGGCTACCTATACTCTAAATGCAATAAGGGAACTCAGTGTgtaatagaaacattttaaaaattaggataACATATGATGTCTGGAAGAAAAGGAGCTACGGAAGATACGGCGAGGAGTTAGAGGAGATGGAATGGTGAatgaatttgatcaaaacacattacatgcatgtatgacTATTAAACAGAAcctctttaaaatatgaaaaatcaatGAGAccaaaatttgttctttgaaaaaattaacaaaattggtAAATCTTTAGCCAAATTAAAGAGATTGAGAGTcgacccaaattaataaaattggaaACAAAAGAGGAGATATCACAGCAGATATAAATAAAATCCAGAACAATCATaagaactcattttttaaaatctctatttcattaaatgaaaaaacatgaaagaaatgaataaatatcaaGATATAagccaaacataaaacaaaaagatataaatGATTGACAGAGCCAGCAATGAGATGGAAGCAGTGATAACTGTCTAACAAAAAGTAAGTCTACCCTCCACACAAAAACACCCAGGTCCAGATGGACCCACTGCAGACTTTCCAAGAACTTTAAAGAATACTATTATTACTCAAGTTATTACCAAGTTaaaaactttttacttttttttaaattaaaatataattacattgtttcctctcttccctttacTCCCTCAACTACCATGTCCTTCACCCACTCACTCCCTCTCCAATTCAAAGCCCTAGCTCTTAATTGCCAAACTATTTATGAAGCCAGTATTATCCTAGTACCAAGCCAGAACCAGATTCAACAACAGCATCAGCAGCAAAACAATACTAGCCACAAAAATTctaaaagttattaataaaatactagcaaatctAATTCAAggacatatcaaaaagatcatttatCATGACTAAGTTGTATTCATTCCAGAGATTCAAGAGTAGACCACTATATGGAAATCAACAAATGTTACCAATCACATATATTTACATGAGGGAAATCACGAGACCTCTCTGAGAAAAACCCAACATTTATAATAAAGTAATGGTGAGTGTACATTTAAACACAATaaagaccatatatatatatatatatatatatatatatatatatatatatcatgcttATAGTCAACATCatgcaaaatgaagaaaaatttggTTTCACTAAATCTGGAACAAGACAGGGATGAATACTGTCTCCACTCTTGTTCAATGTAGTGGTTGAAATCTCagctagaacagtaagacaagagtagggaaaaaaggaatataaggcatgtgtatccatgtATCCATATTGCGTTACACAATGCTGGTTGTTGATGAGGTTCATAGGTCTCCTAGCTAGGTAGGACATTAGGTGCCTCCTTCCTTTGGAAACTTTCATGGAGCTTTCTGGTATCATGAAAGCTACTCCTCAGGGAGGGgccattcaggtcagttccagatcATAAGTCTTCGGGACCATGTGCATGGTGTCTTTAGCACCAGGGATTTACTTTGGTAATAACCAGTGACTTTCTAATTGGAcataagacctgctcaacaaaaGGGATGCCATGCCTAGTATTGGAAACCTAGGTAACTGTTCAGTGCTAGTGAAATCCTGCTTACaggagaagaatctacaaccaatAATTTACTAATCCAGCACAATCTCTgataataatatataaacatttgtccttatactcacaggtaaGTATAGGTGTCACCCCTCATCAAAAAAATTTGTTGAGGCATGCATAGACCCATCTGGTGCCACACAGCTTAAGTGGGTGAAAGACACCCATAGGGCAGTCTGATCTTCATGGTCTGGCCTGTCTGAAGGCATCCACAGGGCCATGATGATGAGCAAGCACatgatggagaaatgggagaTAAAAAGAGTTGGAATGGTGCATGTACTGTGGCATTTCTGAAGAGGCAAGGGTGGCTAGGAATGGACTGATGTTGGCagcctgcttgccacccaggACTGGGGAGACATCCAGCCCTGGGatgctgcctagggccatgtctgtgtccatggtCCTATCACAGCCAGGgtttgtgttgatgtcc of Peromyscus leucopus breed LL Stock chromosome 5, UCI_PerLeu_2.1, whole genome shotgun sequence contains these proteins:
- the LOC114709700 gene encoding cathepsin J-like isoform X3 yields the protein MMPAVFLVILCFGVASGAPALDPSLDAEWQEWKIKYGKSYILVEAQKRAVWEKNMKMIKMHNDEKGLGKHGFTMEMNAFGDMTAKEYRKLMTDIPVPAAMTVKNVQKPLASEFPSFVDWREKGYVTPVRNQGNCGSCWAFAATGAIEGQMFWKTGNLTLLSVQNLVDCSKPQGNNGCSNGTAYNAYKYVLDNKGLEAEATYPYEAKEGPCRYHPENSSAYIVDFVSLPANEDYLLIAVANIGPISAAVDASHDSFRFYKGGIYHEPNCSSYSVNHAVLVVGYGSEGNEKDGESYWLIKNSWGDEWGIEGYMKIAKDRNNHCAIASYAAYPDIF
- the LOC114709700 gene encoding cathepsin J-like isoform X1, with amino-acid sequence MMPAVFLVILCFGVASGAPALDPSLDAEWQEWKIKYGKSYILEEEAQKRAVWEKNMKMIKMHNDEKGLGKHGFTMEMNAFGDMTAKEYRKLMTDIPVPAAMTVKNVQKPLASEFPSFVDWREKGYVTPVRNQGNCGSCWAFAATGAIEGQMFWKTGNLTLLSVQNLVDCSKPQGNNGCSNGTAYNAYKYVLDNKGLEAEATYPYEAKEGPCRYHPENSSAYIVDFVSLPANEDYLLIAVANIGPISAAVDASHDSFRFYKGGIYHEPNCSSYSVNHAVLVVGYGSEGNEKDGESYWLIKNSWGDEWGIEGYMKIAKDRNNHCAIASYAAYPDIF
- the LOC114709700 gene encoding cathepsin J-like isoform X2; this encodes MMPAVFLVILCFGVASGAPALDPSLDAEWQEWKIKYGKSYILVEEAQKRAVWEKNMKMIKMHNDEKGLGKHGFTMEMNAFGDMTAKEYRKLMTDIPVPAAMTVKNVQKPLASEFPSFVDWREKGYVTPVRNQGNCGSCWAFAATGAIEGQMFWKTGNLTLLSVQNLVDCSKPQGNNGCSNGTAYNAYKYVLDNKGLEAEATYPYEAKEGPCRYHPENSSAYIVDFVSLPANEDYLLIAVANIGPISAAVDASHDSFRFYKGGIYHEPNCSSYSVNHAVLVVGYGSEGNEKDGESYWLIKNSWGDEWGIEGYMKIAKDRNNHCAIASYAAYPDIF